Proteins encoded by one window of Streptomyces clavuligerus:
- a CDS encoding DEAD/DEAH box helicase, translating into MSRRPQKTSRRASSTRPTASPPKEFRLPENTTPALPAVADFADLDMPTGLLATLTSQGVTTPFPIQAATLPNALAGRDVLGRGRTGSGKTLAFGLAVLARTAGLRAESRAPLALVLVPTRELAQQVTDAMAPYATAVNLRLATAVGGLSITKQAGALRRGTEVLVATPGRLNDLVDRGDCVLDQVRITVLDEADQMTDMGFLPQITKVIQQVRPDGQRLLFSATLDHNIDRLVQRFLTDPVVHSVDPSAGAVSTMEHHVLHILDETDKKAVTVRIAARDGRVILFLDTKRSADRLAKRLLASGVRAAALHGGRTQPQRNRTLEQFKNGQVTALVATNVAARGIHVDDLDLVVNVDPPSDHKDYLHRGGRTARAGGSGSVVTLVLPEQKREVTRLMSDAGIRPRTARVTSSDPELSTITGAREPSGVAVTIEVPQPTAPKADRPERKAGSGSGRRSGRRRRGAEGTGAPGGTAATGTAGRSADRRGQAGVSGDASGSGGRGSARTAKPRGTAGSTAGGTARESGRRGAQGSATGAPSGDSGRRRGGRRTGTGRPATGGGASRSGSRGGGTPPRTA; encoded by the coding sequence ATGTCCCGCAGGCCCCAGAAAACGTCCCGACGCGCCTCGTCAACGCGGCCGACCGCGTCACCGCCCAAGGAATTCCGGCTGCCGGAAAACACGACACCCGCGCTTCCCGCCGTCGCGGACTTCGCCGACCTGGACATGCCCACGGGACTGCTGGCGACCCTCACCTCACAGGGCGTGACCACCCCGTTCCCCATCCAGGCCGCCACCCTGCCCAACGCGCTGGCCGGGCGTGACGTGCTCGGACGCGGACGGACCGGTTCCGGCAAGACCCTCGCGTTCGGGCTGGCGGTCCTCGCCCGGACGGCCGGGCTCCGCGCCGAGTCCCGGGCGCCTCTCGCCCTTGTCCTGGTGCCGACGCGTGAACTCGCGCAGCAGGTGACGGACGCGATGGCCCCGTACGCGACGGCCGTGAACCTCCGGCTGGCCACCGCCGTCGGCGGTCTGTCGATCACCAAGCAGGCCGGTGCGCTGCGCCGCGGCACCGAGGTCCTCGTGGCGACCCCCGGTCGCCTCAACGACCTCGTGGACCGCGGGGACTGCGTGCTCGACCAGGTGCGGATCACCGTGCTGGACGAGGCCGACCAGATGACCGACATGGGCTTCCTCCCGCAGATCACCAAGGTGATCCAGCAGGTGCGGCCGGACGGACAGCGGCTGCTCTTCTCGGCCACCCTGGACCACAACATCGACCGTCTGGTACAGCGCTTCCTGACCGATCCCGTGGTGCACTCCGTGGACCCGTCGGCGGGAGCGGTGTCCACGATGGAACACCATGTGCTCCACATCCTGGACGAGACGGACAAGAAGGCGGTCACGGTGCGCATCGCCGCGCGGGACGGCCGGGTCATCCTCTTCCTCGACACCAAGCGGTCCGCCGACCGGCTGGCCAAGCGGCTCCTCGCGTCGGGCGTCCGCGCGGCGGCACTCCACGGCGGCCGTACCCAGCCGCAGCGGAACCGGACCCTGGAGCAGTTCAAGAACGGCCAGGTCACCGCGTTGGTGGCGACGAACGTCGCGGCGCGCGGCATACATGTCGACGATCTCGACCTGGTCGTGAACGTCGACCCGCCGAGCGACCACAAGGACTACCTCCACCGGGGCGGGCGCACCGCCCGGGCCGGCGGCTCCGGCAGTGTGGTCACGCTGGTCCTGCCCGAACAGAAGCGTGAGGTCACCCGGCTCATGTCGGACGCGGGCATCCGCCCCCGGACGGCGCGGGTCACCTCCAGCGACCCGGAGCTGTCCACCATCACCGGCGCCCGTGAGCCGTCCGGCGTGGCCGTCACCATCGAGGTGCCGCAGCCCACCGCGCCGAAGGCGGACCGTCCGGAACGGAAGGCCGGGTCCGGGTCCGGCAGGCGCTCCGGCCGCAGGCGCCGCGGCGCCGAGGGCACCGGAGCCCCGGGCGGGACCGCCGCGACCGGGACGGCGGGCCGGTCCGCGGACCGCCGCGGCCAGGCCGGGGTGTCGGGCGACGCCTCCGGTTCCGGCGGGCGCGGGTCCGCCCGGACCGCGAAGCCCCGCGGAACCGCCGGGAGCACCGCTGGCGGGACCGCTCGCGAATCCGGCCGCCGGGGCGCGCAGGGCTCCGCGACCGGCGCCCCGTCCGGCGATTCCGGTCGTCGGCGCGGTGGCCGCCGTACCGGCACCGGCCGTCCCGCCACCGGTGGCGGGGCTTCCCGTTCCGGGTCGCGCGGCGGCGGCACCCCGCCCCGGACCGCCTGA
- a CDS encoding AbgT family transporter — protein MSVTSAPTPPAEPQSRALRTAFRGFAAIEKVGNKLPHPFWLFWILAGVVAVLSAVLAWAGVSAEHPGTHKTITVESLLSKDGLTMAVEGAVDNFAAFPPLATILTVMFGIVVAEKSGLFSALLRRMVARVPGKYLTFALSMTAMVSHVAGDAAYFTLIPIGALIFRAAGRSPVLGCIVAYVSISAGYNASPSLTTTDVLLSSITTAAAHTIDAEYVVTPVSNYFFGVGSSVLVALVITLVVDKVLVRRADLEPDEPISAPDAAEREAIEVTEEQSRALRVTGLCALGFVGFLVAAMVPASSPLRGEGGGIVNSPLIGGMALVLGLFFAVLGTVYGRVSGTFSAPRDIIDAMVDGTRSMAPILVLFFAISQFLAYFKWTNIGDILAVKGAETLRALDMEGWTVLVGIAVLITFMNLVITSGSALWALAAPVLVPMLMLIGIEPETTQAVYRVADSVTNCVTPMSPYFVMALGFIQQYRKSAGIGTLASFTIPIAAVVWVAWMAFFVVWYLLGIPFGIN, from the coding sequence ATGAGCGTCACCTCCGCCCCCACTCCGCCCGCCGAGCCGCAGTCGAGAGCCCTGCGCACCGCGTTCCGGGGCTTCGCGGCGATCGAGAAGGTCGGCAACAAGCTCCCCCACCCGTTCTGGCTGTTCTGGATTCTGGCGGGGGTCGTCGCCGTCCTCAGCGCCGTGCTGGCGTGGGCCGGTGTGAGCGCCGAGCACCCCGGCACCCACAAGACGATCACGGTGGAGAGCCTGCTCAGCAAGGACGGCCTGACCATGGCCGTCGAGGGCGCCGTCGACAACTTCGCGGCCTTCCCGCCGCTGGCCACCATCCTCACCGTGATGTTCGGCATCGTCGTCGCCGAGAAGAGCGGACTGTTCTCCGCGCTGCTGCGCCGCATGGTCGCGCGGGTGCCGGGCAAGTACCTCACCTTCGCCCTGTCGATGACGGCCATGGTCAGCCATGTGGCGGGCGACGCGGCCTACTTCACCCTCATCCCGATCGGCGCGCTGATCTTCCGCGCGGCGGGCCGCAGCCCGGTGCTCGGCTGCATCGTCGCCTATGTCTCGATCTCCGCCGGTTACAACGCCTCGCCGTCGCTCACCACCACCGATGTCCTGCTGTCGTCCATCACCACCGCCGCCGCGCACACCATCGACGCCGAGTACGTCGTCACCCCCGTGTCCAACTACTTCTTCGGGGTCGGATCGTCGGTCCTGGTGGCTCTGGTGATCACCCTCGTCGTCGACAAGGTCCTGGTCCGCCGTGCGGACCTGGAGCCCGACGAGCCGATCAGCGCGCCGGACGCGGCGGAGCGGGAGGCCATCGAGGTCACCGAGGAGCAGAGCCGCGCGCTGCGCGTGACCGGGCTGTGCGCCCTCGGCTTCGTCGGATTCCTGGTGGCGGCCATGGTCCCCGCGTCCTCCCCGCTGCGGGGCGAGGGCGGCGGCATCGTCAACTCCCCCCTGATCGGCGGGATGGCGCTCGTCCTGGGGCTGTTCTTCGCCGTGCTCGGCACCGTCTACGGGCGGGTCTCCGGCACCTTCTCCGCTCCCCGCGACATCATCGACGCGATGGTCGACGGCACCCGGTCGATGGCGCCGATCCTCGTCCTGTTCTTCGCGATCTCCCAGTTCCTCGCCTACTTCAAATGGACGAACATCGGCGACATCCTCGCCGTGAAGGGCGCCGAGACACTGCGCGCCCTGGACATGGAGGGGTGGACCGTGCTGGTCGGCATCGCGGTGCTGATCACGTTCATGAATCTCGTCATCACCAGCGGATCGGCGCTGTGGGCGCTGGCCGCGCCGGTGCTCGTGCCCATGCTGATGCTCATCGGCATCGAGCCCGAGACCACCCAGGCCGTCTACCGTGTCGCCGACTCCGTCACCAACTGTGTCACGCCGATGAGTCCGTACTTCGTGATGGCCCTGGGCTTCATCCAGCAGTACCGCAAGTCCGCCGGGATCGGCACCCTCGCCTCGTTCACGATCCCGATCGCCGCCGTGGTGTGGGTCGCCTGGATGGCGTTCTTCGTGGTCTGGTACCTGCTCGGCATCCCCTTCGGCATCAACTGA
- a CDS encoding cold-shock protein → MAQGTVKWFNSEKGFGFIEQDGGGPDVFAHYSNIATQGFRELREGQRVSFDVTQGQKGPQAENIVPA, encoded by the coding sequence ATGGCACAGGGCACCGTGAAGTGGTTCAACTCTGAAAAGGGTTTCGGCTTCATCGAGCAGGACGGCGGCGGCCCCGACGTCTTCGCCCACTACTCGAACATCGCGACGCAGGGCTTCCGTGAGCTCCGTGAGGGCCAGCGGGTGAGCTTCGACGTCACGCAGGGCCAGAAGGGCCCGCAGGCGGAGAACATCGTCCCCGCCTGA
- a CDS encoding Lrp/AsnC family transcriptional regulator, whose product MTRPLLDELDRRLIGALHLAPRGTWDDIGGILAADASTLKRRYDRLREARMVRVIGQADWGMHSAAMPVHVLLDITGESPLAVLQRLRDLPHLSLLAQISGDYPLYAVVHAPSEAATSRAVDRMFSVPGVRRVNALPALSTLRRGISWDPQFLTDAERDDLLRLGGARPGSTATATATPPAKPLSEAERSVVAELIQDGRASAARIARTAGLATSTAHRVVRRVLDEGWVRPRLEIVSEWLGFQTPFMLRLRVAPGETPEVMRRIDRLPQTRLVAHVASDLSVLATGLVTDRSALALFVDDELAGIPGVLAVGVDVMLVEPRRYWLDRDLASGLGAFHAPALL is encoded by the coding sequence ATGACCCGCCCTCTCCTCGACGAGCTCGACCGGCGCCTCATCGGCGCGCTGCACCTGGCACCCCGGGGCACCTGGGACGACATCGGCGGAATCCTGGCCGCCGACGCCAGCACGCTCAAGCGCCGTTACGACCGGCTGCGCGAGGCCCGGATGGTCCGGGTGATCGGGCAGGCGGACTGGGGCATGCACTCCGCGGCGATGCCGGTCCATGTCCTCCTGGACATCACCGGCGAGAGCCCGCTCGCCGTCCTCCAGCGGCTCCGGGACCTGCCTCACCTCAGCCTGCTGGCGCAGATCTCCGGCGACTACCCCCTCTACGCCGTTGTCCACGCCCCCTCCGAGGCCGCCACCAGCCGGGCCGTCGACCGGATGTTCTCCGTCCCGGGCGTCCGCCGGGTCAACGCCCTGCCCGCCCTCAGCACGCTGCGCCGGGGCATCAGCTGGGACCCGCAGTTCCTCACCGACGCCGAACGCGACGACCTGCTCCGGCTCGGCGGCGCCCGGCCCGGGTCCACGGCGACCGCGACGGCGACACCCCCCGCCAAACCCCTCAGCGAGGCCGAGCGCTCCGTCGTCGCCGAGCTGATCCAGGACGGCCGCGCGTCCGCGGCGCGCATCGCCCGGACGGCCGGACTGGCCACGTCCACCGCGCACCGGGTTGTCCGCAGGGTGCTCGACGAGGGGTGGGTCAGGCCCCGGCTGGAGATCGTGTCCGAGTGGCTCGGCTTCCAGACCCCCTTCATGCTCCGGCTGCGGGTGGCCCCGGGGGAGACCCCCGAGGTCATGCGCCGTATCGACCGGCTCCCCCAGACCCGGCTCGTCGCCCACGTCGCCAGCGATCTGTCCGTCCTCGCCACCGGCCTGGTCACCGACCGCTCCGCCCTCGCGCTCTTCGTCGACGACGAACTCGCCGGAATCCCCGGTGTCCTCGCCGTCGGCGTCGACGTGATGCTCGTCGAACCGCGCCGCTACTGGCTGGACCGCGATCTGGCCTCCGGCCTCGGCGCGTTCCACGCGCCGGCGCTGCTGTAG
- a CDS encoding ABC transporter permease, which produces MSAPRRGRRRGPSGAPSPSPASAPAATAPPSSPAPAPASPSRHGSRGAARRLGPARLSVRDVLGLGAVGLRARRARVALSALGIAIGIATMVAVVGLSESSRSDLMARLDRLGTNLLTVEGADDAAGAPAKLPRAAVAMVERVGPVQHATATGEVQARIRRSDVVPEERAAGVTAQAARTDLLTALNARVAKGVWLDAAGERLPVTVLGPVAAQRLGITGPGQKIMMNDTHVVVVGILAPVELVPTLDRVALVGFPTAERYFGFDGHPTTVFERSPDATVEDVRAVLARTVSPGAPGSVKVSRPSDALAAKAATDRGLTALMLGLGAVALLVGGVGVANTMVVSVLERRQEIGLRRALGATRGAVRLQFLTESLLLSALGGAAGALLGTAATFGFARVQGWTPVVPPWSVAAGFAATLLIGVLAGLYPAVRAARLHPTVALNTS; this is translated from the coding sequence ATGAGCGCCCCGCGACGGGGACGGCGGCGCGGGCCCTCCGGGGCTCCGTCGCCATCACCGGCATCGGCACCGGCGGCAACCGCGCCGCCGTCATCACCGGCACCGGCACCGGCTTCGCCGTCCCGGCACGGTTCACGCGGGGCGGCGCGGCGGCTCGGCCCCGCGCGGCTGTCGGTCCGCGATGTCCTCGGCCTCGGCGCGGTCGGGCTGCGGGCCCGCCGCGCCCGGGTCGCCCTGTCCGCGCTCGGCATCGCGATCGGGATCGCCACGATGGTGGCCGTGGTGGGACTCTCCGAGTCCAGCAGGTCGGATCTGATGGCCCGGCTCGACCGCCTCGGCACCAATCTGCTCACCGTGGAGGGGGCCGACGACGCGGCAGGCGCCCCGGCGAAGCTGCCCCGGGCGGCGGTGGCCATGGTCGAGCGCGTCGGCCCCGTCCAGCACGCCACCGCGACCGGGGAGGTCCAGGCCAGAATCCGCCGCAGCGACGTGGTGCCCGAGGAGCGCGCGGCGGGGGTCACCGCCCAGGCGGCCCGCACCGATCTGCTGACGGCCCTGAACGCCCGGGTGGCGAAGGGGGTCTGGCTCGACGCGGCGGGCGAGCGCCTGCCGGTCACCGTCCTCGGCCCGGTCGCCGCCCAGCGCCTGGGGATCACCGGACCGGGCCAGAAGATCATGATGAACGACACCCATGTCGTCGTGGTCGGCATCCTCGCACCCGTGGAGCTGGTTCCCACCCTGGACCGGGTGGCGCTGGTCGGCTTCCCCACCGCCGAGCGGTACTTCGGCTTCGACGGACATCCGACGACGGTCTTCGAGCGCTCCCCGGACGCGACGGTCGAGGACGTACGCGCCGTGCTGGCCCGTACCGTCAGCCCCGGAGCGCCGGGCTCGGTGAAGGTCTCGCGCCCCTCGGACGCGCTGGCGGCGAAGGCGGCGACCGACCGGGGCCTGACGGCCCTGATGCTCGGACTGGGCGCGGTGGCGCTCCTGGTCGGCGGGGTCGGCGTGGCCAACACCATGGTCGTCTCGGTGCTGGAGCGGCGCCAGGAGATCGGTCTCCGCCGTGCGCTCGGCGCCACCAGGGGCGCGGTACGGCTCCAGTTCCTCACCGAGTCGCTGCTGCTGTCCGCCCTCGGCGGCGCGGCCGGTGCCCTCCTCGGCACGGCGGCCACGTTCGGCTTCGCCCGGGTGCAGGGCTGGACCCCCGTGGTCCCCCCGTGGTCGGTGGCCGCCGGGTTCGCGGCGACGCTGCTCATCGGGGTCCTGGCAGGGCTCTACCCGGCGGTGCGGGCGGCGCGGCTGCACCCCACGGTCGCCCTGAACACCTCCTGA
- a CDS encoding methyltransferase, translated as MDEQVTPLPLMELTLGIPAFKALALATELELFTELAGGRSTTAAALAERHGLQPRPAELLLTACTSLGLLRLDADGAYRNTAMSEEFLVKGAPYYFGGWITLVDRHVYSAYTRLADSLRGNHPASWDPERQESLFSPDDPVVTEHFWEGMHSLSAYTGRLLADTLDFGAVGRLLDVGGGGAGFDIELCRRWPKLRATVFDLGFVCDLTRPRVAAAGLADRISFAAGDFFADPLPTGHDAVLLANILHDWDEHDARRILAACAEALPPGGLLLICESFVADDRTGPPPAALMSLNMLVEAWGRNYTAAEYSTWLRAAGLEPEGVTPFEGPGANGVLVARKP; from the coding sequence ATGGACGAGCAGGTCACCCCGTTGCCGCTGATGGAACTCACCTTGGGGATCCCCGCCTTCAAGGCCCTGGCCCTGGCGACCGAGCTGGAGCTGTTCACCGAGCTGGCCGGGGGGCGCTCGACGACAGCCGCGGCTCTCGCGGAGCGCCACGGCCTCCAGCCGCGCCCGGCCGAGCTGCTGCTCACCGCGTGCACATCGCTGGGCCTGCTGCGACTGGACGCCGACGGAGCCTACCGGAACACCGCCATGTCCGAGGAGTTCCTGGTCAAGGGGGCGCCGTACTACTTCGGTGGCTGGATCACCCTCGTGGACCGCCATGTGTACTCCGCCTACACACGGCTGGCGGACTCCCTGCGCGGCAACCATCCCGCCTCCTGGGACCCCGAGCGCCAGGAGTCGCTGTTCTCGCCGGACGACCCGGTGGTGACCGAGCACTTCTGGGAGGGCATGCACTCCTTGTCCGCCTACACCGGCCGGCTGCTCGCCGACACCCTCGACTTCGGCGCTGTCGGCCGTCTGCTCGACGTCGGGGGCGGGGGCGCCGGGTTCGACATCGAACTGTGCCGCCGCTGGCCAAAGCTGCGGGCGACCGTCTTCGATCTGGGCTTCGTCTGCGATCTGACCCGCCCGCGGGTCGCCGCGGCCGGGCTGGCGGACCGTATCTCCTTCGCGGCGGGGGACTTCTTCGCCGACCCGCTGCCGACGGGGCACGACGCCGTACTGCTGGCGAACATCCTGCACGACTGGGATGAGCACGACGCCCGGCGCATCCTCGCCGCCTGCGCAGAGGCGCTCCCGCCGGGCGGGCTGCTGCTGATCTGCGAGTCCTTCGTCGCCGACGACAGGACGGGACCGCCCCCCGCGGCGCTGATGAGTCTGAACATGCTGGTGGAGGCATGGGGCAGGAACTACACCGCCGCCGAGTACTCCACCTGGCTGCGCGCGGCCGGCCTCGAACCCGAGGGTGTCACCCCCTTCGAAGGCCCGGGCGCCAACGGAGTCCTGGTCGCCCGCAAGCCCTGA
- a CDS encoding M20 family metallopeptidase, giving the protein MTASPAAALTARAHEVSPETVADILRLVDHETSSYDLPRLAAGLDFLRELTVHRLGRPDHERRHPGGACGDTLVLTYTGTGPGHIGLIGHYDTVWPTGTLAGWEQPGTSDDGRERISGPGVFDMKAGLAQGIWALRLARESGGPVPTVTFLFNGDEEIGSLSSRPVIEEVARGVDATLVLEPSARGAVKTARKGSGIFQVTAIGVEAHAGLAPQDGASAITALSEFVLAAAAVAAPDRGTTVNTGLVRGGSATNVVAGRATASIDIRISDMAEQARVDEEMDAIRVSDPRVRIEIEHAWNRPPMTLGTASAGLLDLVREVAREQGRGHLPDAAVGGASDANFVAALGLPVLCGMGAVGDGAHAQGEFVYPDTVAAQTALVAGVLGRLAGPLRG; this is encoded by the coding sequence ATGACCGCATCGCCCGCAGCCGCACTCACCGCCCGCGCCCACGAGGTGTCACCGGAGACCGTGGCCGACATCCTGCGCCTGGTCGACCACGAGACCAGCAGCTACGACCTGCCCCGGCTCGCGGCGGGGCTGGACTTCCTGCGCGAGCTGACCGTCCACCGGCTCGGCCGGCCGGACCACGAGCGGCGCCACCCCGGCGGTGCGTGCGGTGACACCCTCGTCCTCACCTACACCGGCACCGGGCCCGGACATATCGGGCTCATCGGCCACTACGACACCGTCTGGCCGACGGGAACCCTCGCCGGATGGGAGCAGCCGGGGACGTCCGACGACGGCCGGGAGCGGATCAGCGGGCCGGGGGTCTTCGATATGAAGGCCGGTCTGGCCCAGGGCATCTGGGCGCTGCGGCTGGCCCGGGAGAGCGGCGGGCCCGTGCCGACGGTGACCTTCCTCTTCAACGGTGACGAGGAGATCGGCTCCCTGTCCTCACGGCCGGTGATCGAGGAGGTCGCGCGGGGCGTCGACGCCACGCTGGTGCTGGAGCCGTCCGCGCGGGGTGCGGTCAAGACCGCCCGCAAGGGCTCGGGCATCTTCCAGGTCACAGCCATCGGCGTCGAGGCGCACGCGGGGCTCGCGCCGCAGGACGGGGCGAGCGCGATCACCGCGCTGTCCGAGTTCGTGCTCGCCGCCGCGGCCGTCGCCGCCCCCGACCGGGGCACCACGGTCAACACCGGGCTCGTCAGGGGCGGATCGGCCACCAACGTCGTCGCGGGGCGGGCCACCGCCAGTATCGACATCCGCATCAGCGACATGGCCGAACAGGCCCGGGTGGACGAGGAGATGGACGCGATCAGGGTCAGCGACCCGCGTGTCCGCATCGAGATCGAGCACGCCTGGAACCGCCCGCCGATGACCCTCGGCACCGCCTCGGCCGGACTGCTCGACCTCGTCCGCGAGGTCGCCCGCGAGCAGGGCCGCGGCCATCTGCCGGACGCCGCCGTCGGCGGCGCCAGCGACGCCAACTTCGTCGCCGCCCTCGGTCTGCCCGTCCTGTGCGGCATGGGCGCGGTCGGCGACGGCGCCCACGCCCAGGGCGAGTTCGTCTATCCGGACACCGTGGCCGCGCAGACCGCCCTGGTCGCGGGGGTGCTGGGACGGCTGGCGGGGCCGCTGCGCGGCTGA